A genomic segment from Piliocolobus tephrosceles isolate RC106 unplaced genomic scaffold, ASM277652v3 unscaffolded_25920, whole genome shotgun sequence encodes:
- the LOC113221566 gene encoding von Willebrand factor-like: protein MIPARFAGVLLAVALVLPGTLCAEGTRGRSSMARCSLFGSDFINTFDGSMYSFAGYCSYLLAGDCQKRSFSIIGDFQNGKRVSLSVYLGEFFDIHLFVNGTVTQGDKRVSMPYASKGLYLETEAGYYKLSGEAYGFVARIDGSGNFQVLLSDRYFNKTCGLCGNFNIFAEDDFMTQEGKMFWDTVSL from the exons ATGATTCCTGCCAGATTTGCCGGGGTACTGCTTGCTGTGGCCCTCGTCTTGCCAG GGACCCTTTGTGCAGAAGGGACTCGTGGCAGGTCATCCATGGCCCGATGCAGCCTCTTCGGAAGTGACTTCATCAACACCTTTGATGGGAGCATGTACAGCTTTGCGGGATACTGCAGTTACCTCCTGGCAGGGGACTGCCAGAAACGCTCCTTTTCGATTATTG GGGACTTCCAGAATGGCAAGAGAGTGAGCCTCTCCGTGTATCTTGGGGAATTTTTTGACATCCATTTGTTTGTCAATGGTACTGTGACACAGGGGGACAAAAG AGTCTCCATGCCCTATGCCTCCAAAGGGCTGTATCtagaaactgaggctgggtaCTACAAGCTGTCTGGTGAGGCCTATGGCTTTGTGGCCAGGATTGATGGCAGTGGCAACTTTCAAGTCCTGCTGTCAGACAGATACTTCAACAAGACCTGCGGGCTGTGTGGCAACTTTAACATCTTTGCTGAAGATGACTTTATGACCCAAGAAGGTAAGATGTTCTGGGATACTGTTTCCCTAAA